The genomic stretch TTTAAATGAAATGGTCAACGGGGAATTGCAGCAGACCAATACAGACCTTGATTTTGTGAGGAGCGACCATTATGTCATTGGTTATGACCTTCGACTGTCATCTGCATGGAGGGCCAAGGCCGAAGTCTATTACCAGGATATTTCAAAGGCAGGTGTAGAGGCATTTCCTTCGAGCTATTCCACCTTGACGGAGGGCGCCGATTTTTCCTTTGATAACGATAGGGTCTCCCTGGTCAATGATGGAACTGGGTTCAACCAAGGTGTTGAACTGACTTTGGAAAAATTCTTTAGTGAGGGTTACTATGGACTCCTTACCGCTTCTTTCTTTGAAAGCAAATATACCGGGAGTGAAGGCATTGAAAGAAACTCACCGTTCAATAACGGATATGTGACCAATCTGCTCGCAGGTCGCGAGTTCAAGACCGGTAAAAACCAACAGAATGTGCTGTTTGTGGATACCCGATTGTCCTTGGCCGGTGGCCGATATTATACCCCGGTGGATCTGGAGGCCTCACAGGAATCGGGATATGAGGTATTGTTGGATGACCTCGCCTATAGCCGTCAATATGAGGATTACTTCCGATGGGACATCAAACTGGGATTTAAATTGAACAATGTTCAAAAGAAACAGTCCCACCAGTTTTATATAGACTTTCAGAACGTGACCAATAGGGACAATATTTTCGAACGCAGGTACAATCGATTGACCGATCAGGTCAATGAGGTCTACCAGAATGGATTTTTTCCCGATGTGGGATATCGTTTTCAATTCTAGGGTATGATGTATTTGAATGCAACCGCTGTCAAGCTTGAAGTGAATGGTTTTTTGTAGGGTAAAAGAAGAACCTTTCCCATGATTTCTGGTGCCGTGCTATGGATGGGATCCATCGGATTCCTGGGTGCCAACGGAATTTCTTTGGCCGCGGAAGGCAAGCAATGAGCACGTTCCCCCTGGTTGAGCCTACCCCGTTTTGGGGTAGGTTTTTTAATTTAAGACCCGGGGTGTTCCAGCCTGTACAATAAAGATGGTCCGCATCGGATATTCTCCATGGTGATGTCCCGTGGTGGAATAGGGGGAGAAGCCCATTGATTTTCGAGGACGTAGCCTGCCCAATGGGGGATGTCTTTAATAGTGAATGGGCCTTCGTTGTGCCCATCGCTTGATGATTTCTGGGTCACGGTGGTTGAAAAAGGCACTTTTCCCCAAATCCAACCGGGAAATGGATGTCATATCCGTTTCATTGAGTTCGAAATCCCAAATGTTGAAATTCTCGATAAGCCTTTCCCTGTGCACTGACTTCGGAATCACGGGAATACCTCTTTGTACCAACCATCTCAAGGTGACTTGGGCAACGGATTTTCCATAGGGTTTTCCGATTTCGGAAAGCGTTTCATTGGTGAAAAAATGGTTTCTTCCCTCCGCAAAGGATGCCCACGATTGTACCCGAACTTGTTTATCCTCCAAATAATGCTGTGTTTTGACGCGCTGGTAAAAGGGGTGCACCTCCAATTGATTGACCGTGGGAACGATTTCGTTGTGGGCCAGTAGGTCTATGGCTCTCTCCGGGTAGAAGTTGCTGATGCCGATGGCCCTGATTTTGCCTTCTTTGTGCAAATCTTCCATGGCACGCCAGGAACCGTAATAATCCCCAACGGCCTGATGGATGAGGTAGACGTCCACATATTCCAGTTGTAACTTTTTCAAGGAGTTTGCAAAGGCTTTTTTGGTGTTCTCGTACCCGGTATCACTTACCCATAATTTGGTCGTGATAAAAAGCTCTTCCCGGGGGACACTGCTTTTTCGTATGGCATTTCCAACGGCGACCTCATTGCCATAGGCGGCAGCGGTATCGATCAACCGATATCCAGTTTCGATGGCCGTCAAGACCGTTTGTTCACATTCTCGGGGGTCGTTCATTTGAAATACGCCCAATCCGATTAGGGGCATTTCCACACCATTGTTCAAAACAATGGATCGCTTGTCGGAGCTTGTATTCATCGTGTTTTGCATAGTTGAATCGTATGAAACCGTCATGGCCTTTGTAGGCCATAACGGTGGTTGTGGTTTTACAATGAGGTATCAAGCATCGTACCTGAGCTTGGTCAGCCATTCGGCGGTTTCCGGTTCACGGTGATCGAAAAATACACTCTTGCCCGTATCCAAGGTGGCTATGGCATCCATATCCTCCGCACTTAATTCAAAGTCATGGATATCCGCATTTTCCAACAGTCTCTCCTTGTGGACGGATTTTGGGATCACGGCAATCTCCCGCTGGGTGAGCCAACGCAGAATTACCTGGGCCACGGATTTGTTGTATTGCCTGCCAATGGATGTCAGCAGATCATTGTTGAAGATGCCATTCTTGCCCTCGGCAAAGGAAGCCCAGGATTGGGTCGCGATACCGTTTTGTTTCAAGAGTTCGATTTCCCCGTCCCTTTGATAAAATGGATTGATCTCGATCTGGTTGATGGCAGGGAGGATTTCATTGTGGGCAATAAAGTCCACTACGCGATCGGGGAAAAAATTGCTGATCCCAATGGCCCTGATCTTCCCTTCCTTGTACAAATCTTCCATGGCACGCCAAGACCCGTAGTAATCGCCCATGGCTTGATGGAGCAAATACAGGTCGATATAATCCACTTGTAGCTTTTTCAAGGAGTCCTCAAAGGCTCTTTTGGTATTTTCGTATCCCGTGTCCTGGACCCATAGCTTCGTGGTGATAAAGAGTTCCTCCCTGGGCACATCGCTTTTTCTTATGGCATTTCCAACAGCGGTTTCATTCAAGTACATAGAAGCCGTATCGATCAACCGATAACCGGATGCAATGGCTGTCAACACCGTTTGTTCGCATTCTTCCAGATCGTCGATTTGAAAAACTCCCAAGCCTACCAATGGCATGTACACACCATTGTTTAATTTAATTTTCTGCATGATTCTAATTTTGATTAATATTGAACTGAACGTTTTAAAATATGTTAAAAAAATAAGGGCGGCTATCCTTTGATAACGTTTACCCGTGTTTATTGGTTTTTGGTGGATATGTCCTTAAGTATCCAACGGGTGTCCGATGGTTTGGAAACAAAAAAATCCTTGGTTTGGGAACCGAACTTCCGAACATGTTCCTTATCAGTATTTGCCTCATGGTGGGACCGGGTTTTCCATCCTTCGATCAAGACAAAGACTTTAGCGTCTTCAGCATGTTGGTACAAATTGAATTCCAGGTTCCCCGTTGATTTTCTGGAATTGGCAATCAGTGGGGACATCGTTTGCAGAAAGGATTGTCTTTTTTCCTCCTTTACGGCATATAACGTAATCACATGACGTGACCTTGCCGGTTCGGCTGCTTTAATGGGAAGGGTTGCCGGAAACTCATCCAGTACCAACAGCCTTATGGCTTTGGCATCTCCTTCCAGGGAGCGCTGGATGACGGCTATGGCCTCTTGGAAGTAAGCTTGTTCCTTGTGGAAATTATGGGCTGACTTAGTGTGGAACCGTTCAAACCATATGGGCGCCAGCTTTTCGTTTTCCGGTTGGTACAGGCTGAAGACCATGTTCCCGGATTCCCTTCTGGATAGGGCCACATTGTGTTGTACCGCCTCCAGGAACTCAGGCCACATACTCGCCTTGATATTTCCAAAAAAACCCAGTTCCTGAAAGCTTGCCGATGTTGGCATTTCCCGTTGTTGTGTTTTTTCCGACGTCGTATTTTCTTGATGCTTCCCGCAACCCAATTGTAGGGTGAACAAGGCAAGGCAGTAGATGATAGATGCCATGTTGCGTGCCGTACCCGCTGTATTGTATTGTTTTTTCTTCTTGGCCTTCATTCTTAAATATTAAACTAATCGGTTCAAAATAAATCAAAAAAAATCATTTTATGGAAGCTATGAGAATTTCAGTGGTCTGTTGGGTCAGTTTTTGGTCACCGAACACGATATGTGTATTATAGATGGAAACCAGGCTTGACACCAAAAAATGTGCAAGTAGTCTGGGTTCCTTGTCCGAATTGAGCAATCCCTGTTCCTTGGCTTGTTTCAACAGCTTTTCAAATACACCGACCGCCTTCAAATTCTGTTGCTTCAGGAGCTGGTTCACTTTTGTATCGGACAGGGCCATCTCGAATACGGCATTGGTGAACAGGCAATTCTTGTCCTGAATGGCCGATTTACTTACAGATGTTATGATATTGGCAATGCTTTCCAAAGGATCCTTGCCTTTTTCCGCCGCTTCGTTGTATTGCCTGTCCTTCATGGCTATGTAATTCACCAAGGACTTGACAAACAAATCATGTTTGTTACCATAGGTCATGTAAAGGCTACTCCTGTTGATCTGCATGGCCTCTTCTAGGTTACTCATCGAAGTTGCATTATAGCCCTTGCGCCAAAAGAGGTTTCTGGCCGCCTCCAACTTTTCATCGTAATCAAATTCTTTGTTTCTTGGCATAACTGGGACAAATATAAAATATTAAACCGAACGTTTAAAATAAATTGTAGATTTATGCCAAGTTTAAGATAATATGGGTATGGAAACATCGACAGCTTCGGAGATCATCTTCTTAAAGATACGTTATTGAAGGTCGATGGCCTATTCACAATCCGTAGTTTAGTGGTATGGCAAAAAAGGATGTAAGGGTAAAGGATTTATACGAGTTGTACCAAACCATGGGACTTCCACTGGATCATGTGGACCCCTCATCGGGCTTTACCATTCATTATTTGCAACAGACCTTTAAAAATCTGCCCTATACGTCCATTTCTTTTCGTCCCAATTACTTCAGTTTTCTGTTCATCAAGGATGCATTTGGCAAATATACCATTGATGACAAGAAATTCGAGGTGGCACCCCGGACCGTTTACTTTACCAATCCGGGCAATTATCGGATTTTTGAATGGTACCGTATCACGGACACCTGTCTGATTACCTTTGATGAGTCCTTCCTCAAGGAATATGTGCATGGTAAGGTTTATGATCATTTTTCCTTCCTGCTTACCGAAACCGTTGAGCCCCGCACCTTGTCGATGGAACAGTTCCATCAGATTGAACAACTATACCGGTTGATACATAAAGAACAATTGGGCAACTCGCTTTACCAAAATCGGATCATAGGTAGTTTGATGGTGGCCTTGCTCCTTAAGATCAAGGCTTATTTCTTTCAAGATTACAACCCCATCTATGAGGGGAACCGAAGTTCTGAGATTGTGAAAACGTTCAAAAGGGATTTGGAGCTCCATTTTCGGGATTTGGTCAGTGGCAAAACAGAGCATCCACTTCGGGTGCAGGACTATGCGGAAAAACAGTCGCTGCATGTCAATTACCTATCCAGTGTGATCAGCAACAAGACAGGCAAGCCCATTAGTGCATGGATCTCGGAAAGAACCATGACAGAGGCCAAGGTATTGTTGCAAAATACTGGACTCAGTATCAAGGAGATTTCCAATCGCTTGAGTTTTCTGGAAACTTCACATTTTAGCAATTATTTCAAAAGGCATGCTTCCATAAGCCCGGTTTCCTATAGAAAACAGCAAATTAAATAGGCGGTCTTAGATATTTGTAAGTATTCCTTACATCCTTGTACAGGTGCACCGAGTGATGGCCCCCATCTTTGTAGTGTACGAAATAAAAACCCTTTAACATATGCGTGAATTGCACAATAAAGTAGCCTTGGTCACCGGGTCTTCCAGAGGTATCGGGGCTGAAATCGCAAAGGAATTGGCCAAGGCAGGAGCCAAGGTTGTCGTCAACTATGCAGGAAACATGGAAGCTGCCCAAAAAGTAGTTGAAATCGTCAAGACCCATGGAGGGGATGCCATTGCTATCCAGGCCGATGTGAGCCAAGCGGACCAAGTCAAACAACTGTTCGATACTACCATTGAACATTATGGCAAGATGGACATCCTTGTCAATAATGCCGGTATCATGATCAACAGTTTGATCAAAGATACACCGAGCAAGGATTTTGCACGACAAATGGAAGTGAATATCAATGGGGTGTTCCATACCCTTAGGGAAGCGGCCACCAAATTGGAGGAAAACGGAAGTATCATCAATTTGTCCACCTCGGTCAACCGTCTCATGTTGCCTTCTTACGGACCGTATGCTGCCACAAAATCCGCTGTGGAACAATTGACACGCGTATTTGCCAAAGAAGTCGGAGACCGAGGGATTAATGTAAACTCCATTTCTCCCGGACCTACGGATACAGCGCTGCTCATGAAGGACAAACCTGCGGCCGTTGTGGAACGTTTGACATCGCTTTCCCCGTTCAATAAGATTGGAAAAACTGAGGATATCGCCAATGTGGTCGTTTTTCTGGCAGGTGATGGGGCAAAATGGATATCAGCTCAAAACATAGGTATTAATGGGGCCATGGCCTAAAAAACAGTATATATCATGAAAACACTAATAACTGGATTATCAATGGGGCTATTGGGGGCATTGGCGGTATTTGTAACCTTCTCTCTACAATGGCCAACTTGGGTTTTGTTCATCGCTTGGGTTAGTTACTACCTGTTCGGGATGTCGATCAAGGCCTCATTGCATACTTTGCTCAACATGACCGCAGGGTTTTTATTGGGTATCCTTATGGCGACCCTTACCCATATGTTGGAACAAGGACTTGGACGGTTTGCCATGCCCACGGTGGTATTGGTTTGCATAAGCCTGCTGCCTTATCTGAGCAAGATAAGATATCTTGAAAACATTCCTGCTTGGTTCCTGGGGTTGATCGTTTATTTCGGGGTCCATCCGCCATTGGAGGCACGGCCTGTCTTGAACATTTTTGCTGCCATCATTGCTGGGTTTGTCTTTGCCTTTGTCAATCATCGAGCATCCCTTTTGATTGCTAGATCGGACAACGACCAACTCCATGACTAATTTACGAAACAAGATGGCCTTGATTACGGGTTCTTCCAGAGGTTTGTGCAAGGCCATCGCGGAACGATACGCTGCTTTGGGAGCCGATATCGTCATCCATTATTCCAAGAACGAGATTGCGGCGGAGGCCATGGTGAGCAATATCAAGGCGATGGGGGCCAATGTGATTGCCCTACAGGCAGATATCAGTAAGGAAAGCGAAGTTGAACGTCTTTTTTCAGAAAGCAAAAGGGCCTTTGGTAAAATTGATATTGTGGTGGCCAATGCTGGTCTGGAAATGGAGGAAAGTCCGGATTCCGAATTCTCGGAAGAACAGTTTGACCATTTATTTTCCATCAGTACCACAGGGGCCTACTTTACGATGCAACAGGCGGCTTTACATGTTGAGGACTTGGGCCGCATCATCTATGTCGCCACAGGTCCTACGGCATTCCCGGTAAGTGGAATGAGTGGTTGGACGGGACGGAAAATGACACCCGGATATTTGATGGATGTATTGGTGCCGGAAATGGGCAAGCGGGGAGTGACCGTTAATTCCATCGTGCCCTTTGCCGTCGATGGGGTGGGTGTATTTGCAGATGCCAACAAGCATCCCGAATTGCGCCAATCCTTGATGGAAAGTTGTCCCATGGGACGTTTGGGCGAAGTGGAAGATGTGGCGAACGTAGCTGAATTTTTTGCCGGCAATCTGTCATCTTTCGTCAGTGGGCAGCACCTGATGGTAAATGGTGGGGCCATTCACTGAGTTTTAAGGCAGTGGTCATGCCCTGTCAACCATTTGTACGATAAACTTTTATAACCAGGGTTCTTTCTCAAACCCTAAAAACATTAAAATATGACTCATAAATATAGGCCCGTAAATACTGATCTTGGGCTTCTGATCATTAGATTGACCGCTTGTAGTTCCCTATTTGTGCGGCATGGTATTGAAAAGCTATTTCATTTCGATGATATGCTGGAAATATTTCCCGACCCTTTGTTCATTGGTAAATTACCAAGTTTGATTTTTGCACTGTTCACGGATGGCATATTATCCCTGTTTGTCTTGCTCGGTCTCTTTACCCGAAAGAGCGTCGTTTTGATTGCGCTCAATCTTACCATCGCCTTTTTTGTCTTTCATAACGCTAATTTGGATGGAGGTGAAATCGCCTTTGTATATTTGGGAGTTATGATATTACTCTTTTTATGTGGCCCGGGAAAATACAGTTTGGACTATATGCTGTATAGAAAACAACAGGCAAAATCAAAGGAAGGGACAGAGAATCAACAGTGAACATCCGGTGTTTTTTGCTCGGCAGTATGCATAGATCCGAAGATTGGATCGTAAATTGATACTACCGGAAAAGACAGCATTTTGTCCCCATTCGGTAAAGGTGTTGATTACAGTTTGTAAAATCTTCTCGTTTTCGGTAAGCTGGTATTGTACCGTTATGGGTTGTGTATCCAAAACAGTTCACTTTATCAATTGGTTTGTTCCGAGCTCTTTCAGCTCTTAGCTCAATATTTTATTGGAAAAACAAAGGGACGAGATTATGGCAATTTTCCATTTGCCCAGCAGGACATCCATAGTATCTCGAACGGCCATCATTTCCTTTTTGGGCGCATAAGGTTTCGCTTCTTTTGGTTGCATGGGAAGTTACTTTGTTACCTTTGTGTAACAGTTACTTTTTGTAACAAAGTAACAAAAATATATTGGGCTACTGTACCTTTACACCGAACTAAAAATAATTTCAAGATGAATTTCGAAAATAAAAATGTAGTTATTACCGGTGGAAGCACCGGAATAGGATTTGCGACGGCAAAAGCTTTTATTGCCAATGGAGCAAAGGTGTTTATTACGGGGAGAAGCGTTGAAAACCTGGAAAGGGCCGCTGCCAAAATTAACAATTCAAACCTGAAAACGGTAGTTTCCGATACCTCCAACTTCGCAGGAATAGATGAATTGGTAAAAGCGGTGGCGGATAGTGGGAGTTCGATTGACGTTCTTTTCCTAAATGCGGGAACAGCGGTGTTCGAATCCATTGAAAACGTGACAGAAGCAGATTTTGATGCGCAGTTCAACACCAATGTAAAAGGAAGTTTCTTTACCTTACAAAAGTTGCTCCCTTATGTCAATAATGGAGCCAGTGTCCTGTTTACATCATCAACCGTTGCTACGGCGGCCAATATGGGAGCCATTGTATATTCCGCAACTAAAGGTGCACTGAATAAAATTGCTCAGATTGCTGCAAATGAATTGGTGGAAAGACAAATCCGGGTAAATGTTGTGAGCCCTGGACCGGTCAGAACCGAAGGTTTTGACAAAGCGGTTACCACAGACGAGGCAAAAGATCATTTCGCAGCTTCAACCGCATTGCAAAGGTTGGGTACACCTGATGAAATTGCAAAAACGGTAGTTTTTCTGGCTTCCGATGAAGCAAGTTTTATTACGGGAACAGAATTGTTGGTGGACGGTGGGTATACTACCTATGCCCGTAAATAACGATCACATGGGCACAAGCAACGGATTATATTTCCTTTGCTTGTGCTTTATATATAAAAACCTACCTATAAACTTTATTCCTTTTTTAACACATAGACCATTTTCCCACTCCCCTCCATTTCTCTCCCAAGTTTTCTTTTAGGGTTTGAATTGCCTTTAGTCTTTTGGTCCCAGTGCGGTTTCGGTGAAATCGAAAAGTCAGCATCGGTTTCGTACGATCCTAATTTTGCGGCAACATCCCTGACTAGGGTACCACATCCCTGTTCTTTTGGATTTTGTTGCAACCTTAGGACTAAATTGACGGAATTGATACATAACATGGCAGTCACGATTTGAACACATCATTTGTTGATTTGGCTAAAAACAGCATTTGGAGTTTGGCCAACTTTGTACAAGCAATTATTAATTAAAAAGAAAATGGAAAACGTTAAAGGAAAAGTAATCGCCATTACTGGCGCCAGTAGTGGAATCGGTGAGGCCATGGCGCGACACCTTGCAGCTTTAGGGGCCAAGGTTTCCCTGGGAGCAAGACGAATGGAAAGATTGGAGGATATTGTTGAAGATATTTCCAACAATGGGGGCCAGGCTATCTGTAAAAAATTGGATGTGACCCAACCCGATGAAATGAAGGATTTTGTCGAGTTTACATTGGAAAGGTTTAAGACTTTGGATGTGTTCATCAATAATGCCGGATTGATGCCCCTTTCGATGATCAATGCCTATAAAATTGAAGAATGGCACAGAATGATAGATGTCAATATCAAAGGCGTACTGCATGGTATCGCCGCCGCCCTCCCTTATTTCGAGGAAAAGGACAAGGGCCAGTTCATTAACATCACTTCCGTTGGAGATCGTTGGGTAGGGCCCACCTCTACGGTGTACAGCTCGACAAAATTTGCCGTAAGGGCCATATCCGATGGACTGCGACAAGAGGTCAGTGATAACATAAGGGTGACCATTGTAGCGCCGGGTGCCACGGAATCGGAATTGGCAGAAACCATTTCGGATCCGGAATTAAAAGAGATGGCCATCAACCAATTCAGGACCAATTTATTGCCCGCAGCGGCAATTGCAAGGGCTGTTGCCTATGCCGTTTCCCAGCCCACGGATGTAGATGTGAATGAACTGGTGGTAAGACCTACCGCCCAAAAATCATTTTGATGGACAGTGTAAAGAACAGGGTAATCTTAGTTTTGGTTCTGGCCTTGTTGTCAAGTGCTGCATTTGTAATACAGGCACAACTTGACAAAGGTTCGCAACCTATCGAGGGGCCCAAGGAATTGGTGGCCCAATATTTTGACCGATGGAAGAACCATGGCGAAAGTTTTTTTGATCTTTTGGATGAAGATGCCGTTTGGACCGTGACCGGTAGGTCACCGGTTTCAGGGGTATATCACGGTAAGACCGATTTTTTGGAAAATGCCGTACAACCTATTTTGAAACAGTTGGATACCCCTATACAACCTGAACTGATAAGTCTTACCTCTGATGGCCATTTTGTATGGTTACATTTTAAAGCCGCGGCCAAAGCCATCAATGGGTCTTCCTATGTCAATACTTACGTATGGAAGATGGAGTTCAAAAACGGAAAGATCACAAAAGGGTTCGCCTTTCTGGATACCTATGAATTGACAGTATTGATGAAGGCCAAAAAAACAAGCAAAGCAATGAAAAATACAATGGAGGAAACCCAAGGATATTTGGGCATGTGGGTAACCGAAGATGGATACATTCGGCATGAATTATTGCCCAATAACCGTTATGATGAGGATAGGGGCAAGCGTGAAAGCGCATATCAAGGAAGATATAAGGTCACGGGAAACCATATTGAGTATATAGATGATACCGGCTTTACGGCAGATGGGGATTTCGTTGATGAAAAAACCTTGCACCATGGAGGCTATATCTTCCATAAAAAGTTGGAATGATGGGTACTTCGTGCTCCATGACCCAAAGAGGTTCCGTTCGATACGGAAGCTTTACATGTTGTAAACATTCCTTTGATTTTTACAATGGTAGCACTTGCACTGTCAGGTATCTTCGAACCGAACCGAAAGGGACATTGGATGTAT from Flagellimonas oceani encodes the following:
- a CDS encoding SDR family oxidoreductase, whose amino-acid sequence is MRELHNKVALVTGSSRGIGAEIAKELAKAGAKVVVNYAGNMEAAQKVVEIVKTHGGDAIAIQADVSQADQVKQLFDTTIEHYGKMDILVNNAGIMINSLIKDTPSKDFARQMEVNINGVFHTLREAATKLEENGSIINLSTSVNRLMLPSYGPYAATKSAVEQLTRVFAKEVGDRGINVNSISPGPTDTALLMKDKPAAVVERLTSLSPFNKIGKTEDIANVVVFLAGDGAKWISAQNIGINGAMA
- a CDS encoding aldo/keto reductase encodes the protein MQKIKLNNGVYMPLVGLGVFQIDDLEECEQTVLTAIASGYRLIDTASMYLNETAVGNAIRKSDVPREELFITTKLWVQDTGYENTKRAFEDSLKKLQVDYIDLYLLHQAMGDYYGSWRAMEDLYKEGKIRAIGISNFFPDRVVDFIAHNEILPAINQIEINPFYQRDGEIELLKQNGIATQSWASFAEGKNGIFNNDLLTSIGRQYNKSVAQVILRWLTQREIAVIPKSVHKERLLENADIHDFELSAEDMDAIATLDTGKSVFFDHREPETAEWLTKLRYDA
- a CDS encoding putative quinol monooxygenase, with translation MKAKKKKQYNTAGTARNMASIIYCLALFTLQLGCGKHQENTTSEKTQQREMPTSASFQELGFFGNIKASMWPEFLEAVQHNVALSRRESGNMVFSLYQPENEKLAPIWFERFHTKSAHNFHKEQAYFQEAIAVIQRSLEGDAKAIRLLVLDEFPATLPIKAAEPARSRHVITLYAVKEEKRQSFLQTMSPLIANSRKSTGNLEFNLYQHAEDAKVFVLIEGWKTRSHHEANTDKEHVRKFGSQTKDFFVSKPSDTRWILKDISTKNQ
- a CDS encoding DUF1097 domain-containing protein; its protein translation is MKTLITGLSMGLLGALAVFVTFSLQWPTWVLFIAWVSYYLFGMSIKASLHTLLNMTAGFLLGILMATLTHMLEQGLGRFAMPTVVLVCISLLPYLSKIRYLENIPAWFLGLIVYFGVHPPLEARPVLNIFAAIIAGFVFAFVNHRASLLIARSDNDQLHD
- a CDS encoding SDR family oxidoreductase translates to MTNLRNKMALITGSSRGLCKAIAERYAALGADIVIHYSKNEIAAEAMVSNIKAMGANVIALQADISKESEVERLFSESKRAFGKIDIVVANAGLEMEESPDSEFSEEQFDHLFSISTTGAYFTMQQAALHVEDLGRIIYVATGPTAFPVSGMSGWTGRKMTPGYLMDVLVPEMGKRGVTVNSIVPFAVDGVGVFADANKHPELRQSLMESCPMGRLGEVEDVANVAEFFAGNLSSFVSGQHLMVNGGAIH
- a CDS encoding TetR/AcrR family transcriptional regulator — protein: MPRNKEFDYDEKLEAARNLFWRKGYNATSMSNLEEAMQINRSSLYMTYGNKHDLFVKSLVNYIAMKDRQYNEAAEKGKDPLESIANIITSVSKSAIQDKNCLFTNAVFEMALSDTKVNQLLKQQNLKAVGVFEKLLKQAKEQGLLNSDKEPRLLAHFLVSSLVSIYNTHIVFGDQKLTQQTTEILIASIK
- a CDS encoding DoxX family protein — translated: MTHKYRPVNTDLGLLIIRLTACSSLFVRHGIEKLFHFDDMLEIFPDPLFIGKLPSLIFALFTDGILSLFVLLGLFTRKSVVLIALNLTIAFFVFHNANLDGGEIAFVYLGVMILLFLCGPGKYSLDYMLYRKQQAKSKEGTENQQ
- a CDS encoding Atu4866 domain-containing protein is translated as MDSVKNRVILVLVLALLSSAAFVIQAQLDKGSQPIEGPKELVAQYFDRWKNHGESFFDLLDEDAVWTVTGRSPVSGVYHGKTDFLENAVQPILKQLDTPIQPELISLTSDGHFVWLHFKAAAKAINGSSYVNTYVWKMEFKNGKITKGFAFLDTYELTVLMKAKKTSKAMKNTMEETQGYLGMWVTEDGYIRHELLPNNRYDEDRGKRESAYQGRYKVTGNHIEYIDDTGFTADGDFVDEKTLHHGGYIFHKKLE
- a CDS encoding helix-turn-helix domain-containing protein; translated protein: MAKKDVRVKDLYELYQTMGLPLDHVDPSSGFTIHYLQQTFKNLPYTSISFRPNYFSFLFIKDAFGKYTIDDKKFEVAPRTVYFTNPGNYRIFEWYRITDTCLITFDESFLKEYVHGKVYDHFSFLLTETVEPRTLSMEQFHQIEQLYRLIHKEQLGNSLYQNRIIGSLMVALLLKIKAYFFQDYNPIYEGNRSSEIVKTFKRDLELHFRDLVSGKTEHPLRVQDYAEKQSLHVNYLSSVISNKTGKPISAWISERTMTEAKVLLQNTGLSIKEISNRLSFLETSHFSNYFKRHASISPVSYRKQQIK
- a CDS encoding SDR family oxidoreductase — protein: MENVKGKVIAITGASSGIGEAMARHLAALGAKVSLGARRMERLEDIVEDISNNGGQAICKKLDVTQPDEMKDFVEFTLERFKTLDVFINNAGLMPLSMINAYKIEEWHRMIDVNIKGVLHGIAAALPYFEEKDKGQFINITSVGDRWVGPTSTVYSSTKFAVRAISDGLRQEVSDNIRVTIVAPGATESELAETISDPELKEMAINQFRTNLLPAAAIARAVAYAVSQPTDVDVNELVVRPTAQKSF
- a CDS encoding aldo/keto reductase — encoded protein: MNTSSDKRSIVLNNGVEMPLIGLGVFQMNDPRECEQTVLTAIETGYRLIDTAAAYGNEVAVGNAIRKSSVPREELFITTKLWVSDTGYENTKKAFANSLKKLQLEYVDVYLIHQAVGDYYGSWRAMEDLHKEGKIRAIGISNFYPERAIDLLAHNEIVPTVNQLEVHPFYQRVKTQHYLEDKQVRVQSWASFAEGRNHFFTNETLSEIGKPYGKSVAQVTLRWLVQRGIPVIPKSVHRERLIENFNIWDFELNETDMTSISRLDLGKSAFFNHRDPEIIKRWAQRRPIHY
- a CDS encoding SDR family oxidoreductase encodes the protein MNFENKNVVITGGSTGIGFATAKAFIANGAKVFITGRSVENLERAAAKINNSNLKTVVSDTSNFAGIDELVKAVADSGSSIDVLFLNAGTAVFESIENVTEADFDAQFNTNVKGSFFTLQKLLPYVNNGASVLFTSSTVATAANMGAIVYSATKGALNKIAQIAANELVERQIRVNVVSPGPVRTEGFDKAVTTDEAKDHFAASTALQRLGTPDEIAKTVVFLASDEASFITGTELLVDGGYTTYARK